The Syngnathoides biaculeatus isolate LvHL_M chromosome 6, ASM1980259v1, whole genome shotgun sequence genome has a window encoding:
- the LOC133501692 gene encoding ras-specific guanine nucleotide-releasing factor 1 isoform X2 codes for MQKGVRLNDGHVTYLGLLAKKDGTRRGCLSKKSSDNTKWHTKWFALLQNMLFYFENESSSRPSGLYLLEGCICDRAPSPKPSLSAKECLEKQYYFTVSFTHENQKALELRTEDVKDCDEWVAAISHASYRNLATEHETLMQKYLHLLQIVETEKTVAKQLRQQIEDGEIEIERLKSEIAGLLKDNEKIHASPTAAPTEDDSEIKKIKKVQSFLRGWICRRKWKTIIQDYIRSPHAESMRKRNQVVFSMLDSEAEYVQQLHILVNNFLRPLRMAASSKKPPITHDDVSSIFLNSETIMFLHQIFYQGLKARIASWPTLVLADLFDILLPMLNIYQEFVRNHQYSLQILAHCKQNRDFDKLLKQYEAKPDCEERTLETFLTYPMFQIPRYILTLHELLAHTPHEHIERNSLDYAKSKLEELSRIMHDEVSETENIRKNLAIERMIVEGCEILLDTSQTFVRQGSLIQVPMSEKGKITRGRLGSLSLKKEGERQCFLFSKHLIICTRGSGGKLHLTKNGVVSLIDCTLMEDPEGTDDESKSDKSGQDMEHLDFKIVVEPKDSQSFTVILVASSRQEKSAWTSDISQCIDNIRCNGLMMNAFEDNSKVTVPQMIKSDSSLYCDDVDIRFSKMMNSCKVLQIRYASVERLLERLTDLRFLSIDFLNTFLHSYRVFTTADVVLDKLITIYKKPISAIPARSLELFFASSQNNKLLYGEPPSSPRASRKFSSPPPLAIAKNSSPNRRRKLSLNIPIITGGKALDLAALSCSSNGYASMYSSMSPFSKTTLDINKLYVTSSISSKIPDEGEDKKDKMEETSVCKQDLSVREESDTDQNQSDDADPESSPTKSPTTPKNIKCKNSSEFSLFSYNNGMVMSSCRELDNNRSALSAASAFAIATAGANEGTPTKEKYRRMSLASTGFPTDQRNGDKEFVIRRAATNRVLNVLRHWVSKHSPDFESNNELKTKVIAFLEEVMHDPELLTQERKAAANIIRTLTQDDHGDNQIALEDVTQLLSSGKADPFENHSALEVAEQLTLLDHLVFKVIPYEEFFGQGWMKNDKNEKTPYIMRTTKHFNDISNLIATEILRSDDVVTRVAVIEKWVAVADICRCLHNYNAVLEITSSLNRSSVFRLKKTWLKVSKQTKALIDKLQKLVSSEGRFKNLREALKNCDPPCVPYLGMYLTDLAFIEEGTPNYTEDNLVNFSKMRMISHIIREIRQFQQTAYKLDLQPKAAQYLLDGSCVLDEESMYEASLRIEPKVSN; via the exons ATGCAGAAGGGAGTACGACTGAATGACGGTCATGTCACCTACCTGGGGCTTTTGGCGAAGAAGGACGGCACGAGACGCGGGTGCTTGAGCAAGAAGAGCTCGGACAACACCAAATGGCACACCAAGTGGTTCGCGCTCTTGCAAAACATGCTCTTTTATTTCGAGAACGAGTCCAGCTCTCGCCCTTCGGGATTGTACCTGTTGGAGGGTTGCATATGCGACAGAGCGCCTTCGCCCAAACCTTCGCTCTCGGCCAAGGAGTGTTTGGAAAAGCAG tattACTTCACCGTCAGCTTCACTCACGAAAACCAAAAGGCCCTCGAGTTACGCACGGAAGATGTGAAGGACTGCGATGAATGGGTGGCCGCCATATCACACGCcag TTACAGAAACTTGGCCACCGAGCACGAGACCCTCATGCAGAAGTATCTTCATCTGCTTCAAATTGTGGAGACGGAGAAAACGGTCGCTAAGCAACTTCGACAACAGATTGAAGACGGGGAAATCGAGATTGAGAGGCTCAAGTCCGAG ATCGCAGGGCTGCTAAAAGACAATGAGAAAATCCACGCTAGTCCCACGGCAGCCCCGACTGAAGATGACTCTGAAATTAAAAAGATCAAAAAG GTCCAGAGCTTCTTGCGCGGTTGGATCTGCAGGAGGAAGTGGAAGACTATCATCCAGGATTACATCCGCTCGCCGCACGCCGAGAGCATGAGGAAAAGGAACCAGGTGGTGTTCAGCATGCTGGACTCGGAAGCCGAGTACGTGCAGCAGCTGCACATTCTGGTCAACAACTTCCTGAGGCCGCTCCGCATGGCCGCCAGCTCCAAGAAGCCGCCCATCACCCATGATGACGTCAGCAGTATTTTCCTCAACAG tgaaacTATCATGTTTCTACATCAGATCTTCTACCAGGGGTTAAAAGCCAGGATAGCCAGCTGGCCTACGTTGGTTTTGG CCGACCTTTTCGACATCCTGCTGCCCATGCTGAACATCTACCAGGAGTTTGTGAGGAACCACCAGTACAGCCTCCAGATCCTGGCTCACTGCAAGCAGAACCGGGACTTTGACAAGCTGCTGAAGCAGTACGAGGCCAAGCCCGACTGCGAGGAGAGAACGCTGGAGACCTTCCTCACCTACCCCATGTTCCAG ATTCCCCGCTACATCTTAACGCTTCACGAACTTCTGGCCCACACCCCCCATGAACACATAGAGAGGAACAGCCTGGACTACGCCAAATCGAAGCTGGAGGAGCTTTCGAG AATCATGCATGACGAAGTGAGCGAGACAGAGAACATCAGGAAGAACCTGGCAATCGAACGCATGATTGTTGAGGGCTGCGAGATCCTCTTGGACACCAGCCAGACGTTTGTTAGACAAG GTTCTCTCATCCAGGTGCCAATGAGCGAGAAGGGCAAGATCACCCGTGGGCGCCTGGGCTCTCTGTCGTTGAAGAAGGAAGGGGAGAGGCAGTGCTTTCTTTTCTCCAAACATCTAATCATCTGCACCAGAGGGTCCGGAGGAAAGCTTCATCTCACCAAG AACGGCGTCGTCTCCCTTATAGACTGCACTCTTATGGAGGACCCCGAGGGGACTGACGATGAGT CCAAATCCGATAAAAGCGGCCAGGACATGGAGCACCTGGACTTCAAGATTGTGGTGGAGCCAAAGGACAGCCAGTCTTTCACAGTCATCCTCGTGGCGTCCTCAAGGCAGGAGAAGTCTGCGTGGACCAGTGACATCAGCCAG TGCATTGACAACATCCGCTGCAATGGACTCATGATGAACGCCTTTGAAGACAACTCCAAAGTCACTGTCCCACAAATGATCAA GTCTGACTCGAGTCTGTACTGCGACGACGTGGACATCCGCTTCAGCAAGATGATGAACTCCTGCAAGGTGCTTCAGATCCGCTATGCCAGTGTGGAACGTCTGCTGGAGAGGCTGACCGACCTGCGCTTCCTCTCCATCGACTTCCTCAACACGTTCCTGCACTCGTATCGCGTGTTCACCACTGCTGATGTGGTGCTGGATAAACTCATCACCATCTACAAGAAGCCGATCAGCGCAATCCCTGCTCG GTCCCTGGAGTTGTTCTTTGCAAGCAGTCAGAATAATAAACTCCTCTATGGCGAGCCACCCAGCTCCCCCAGGGCCAGCAGGAAGTTCTCCTCCCCTCCTCCTTTGGCCATCGCCAAGAACTCGTCCCCGAACCGACGACGCAAACTCTCCCTCAACATCCCCATCATCACCGGGGGCAAAGCTCTCGACCTGGCTGCCCTGAGCTGTTCCTCCAATGGCTATGCAAGCATGTACTCCTCCATGTCCCCGTTCAGCAAGACCACCTTGGACATCAACAAACTCTACGTGACCAGCTCGATTAGCAGCAAGATACCAGATGAGGGGGAGGACAAGAAAGACAAGATGGAGGAGACCTCAGTGTGCAAACAAG ATCTCTCCGTGCGGGAAGAAAGTGACACTGATCAAAACCAGAGCGACGACGCCGACCCAGAATCCTCGCCAACAAAGTCGCCAACCACCCCGAAAAACATCAAATGCAAAAACTCCTCAG AGTTCTCTCTGTTCTCCTACAACAACGGCATGGTGATGTCCTCATGCCGAGAGCTGGACAACAACCGCAGTGCGCTGTCCGCTGCCTCCGCCTTTGCCATCGCTACAGCCGGAGCCAATGAGGGCACCCCCACCAAGGAAAAATATCGAAGGATGTCCCTCGCCAGCACAG GCTTCCCAACAGATCAGAGGAATGGCGACAAAGAGTTTGTCATCAGACGAGCGGCGACCAACAGGGTTCTGAATGTTCTCAGACACTGGGTGTCAAAACACTCACCG GACTTTGAAAGTAACAACGAGCTGAAAACAAAGGTTATCGCCTTCCTGGAGGAAGTGATGCATGATCCTGAGCTCCTGACTCAAGAGAGAAAAGCAGCCGCCAATATCATCAG AACTCTGACTCAGGATGATCATGGTGACAATCAGATCGCTCTTGAAGACGTGACACAATTG TTGAGTTCAGGAAAGGCCGACCCGTTCGAGAACCACTCGGCCTTGGAGGTTGCAGAGCAGCTCACGCTGCTGGACCATCTGGTGTTTAAGGTCATCCCATACGA GGAATTCTTTGGTCAAGGCTGGATGAAGAATGACAAGAATGAAAAGACGCCCTACATTATGAGGACAACGAAACACTTCAACGAT ATAAGTAACCTTATAGCCACAGAGATCCTGCGCTCGGATGACGTGGTCACCCGGGTGGCGGTCATCGAGAAATGGGTGGCTGTGGCGGATATTTGCCGCTGTCTCCATAACTACAACGCAGTGCTCGAGATCACCTCCTCCCTCAACCGAAGTTCTGTCTTCCGTCTCAAAAAGACCTGGCTCAAGGTGTCCAAGCAG ACAAAAGCACTGATTGACAAGCTGCAGAAGTTGGTCTCTTCAGAGGGGAGGTTCAAAAACCTGAGAGAGGCTCTCAAGAA CTGTGATCCTCCGTGTGTTCCCTATCTGGGCATGTACCTCACAGACCTGGCTTTCATCGAGGAGGGCACACCGAACTACACCGAAGACAATTTGGTCAACTTTTCCAAGATGAGGATG ATTTCTCACATCATCCGAGAAATCCGACAGTTTCAGCAGACAGCATACAAGCTTGACCTTCAACCAAAG gcAGCCCAGTACCTACTGGATGGGAGCTGCGTTCTGGATGAAGAAAGCATGTACGAAGCCTCCCTCAGAATTGAGCCGAAAGTGTCCAACTGA
- the LOC133501692 gene encoding ras-specific guanine nucleotide-releasing factor 1 isoform X1, protein MILPGQSELTTCLATHTVVHHVIRVQCLNKIECIRQIIVFFANLLQRLRQLRVAGVLEHIPKGGVLNCSPTNRCHHVLKYYFTVSFTHENQKALELRTEDVKDCDEWVAAISHASYRNLATEHETLMQKYLHLLQIVETEKTVAKQLRQQIEDGEIEIERLKSEIAGLLKDNEKIHASPTAAPTEDDSEIKKIKKVQSFLRGWICRRKWKTIIQDYIRSPHAESMRKRNQVVFSMLDSEAEYVQQLHILVNNFLRPLRMAASSKKPPITHDDVSSIFLNSETIMFLHQIFYQGLKARIASWPTLVLGKENFRISHKCKETITILTRATWLADLFDILLPMLNIYQEFVRNHQYSLQILAHCKQNRDFDKLLKQYEAKPDCEERTLETFLTYPMFQIPRYILTLHELLAHTPHEHIERNSLDYAKSKLEELSRIMHDEVSETENIRKNLAIERMIVEGCEILLDTSQTFVRQGSLIQVPMSEKGKITRGRLGSLSLKKEGERQCFLFSKHLIICTRGSGGKLHLTKNGVVSLIDCTLMEDPEGTDDESKSDKSGQDMEHLDFKIVVEPKDSQSFTVILVASSRQEKSAWTSDISQCIDNIRCNGLMMNAFEDNSKVTVPQMIKSDSSLYCDDVDIRFSKMMNSCKVLQIRYASVERLLERLTDLRFLSIDFLNTFLHSYRVFTTADVVLDKLITIYKKPISAIPARSLELFFASSQNNKLLYGEPPSSPRASRKFSSPPPLAIAKNSSPNRRRKLSLNIPIITGGKALDLAALSCSSNGYASMYSSMSPFSKTTLDINKLYVTSSISSKIPDEGEDKKDKMEETSVCKQDLSVREESDTDQNQSDDADPESSPTKSPTTPKNIKCKNSSEFSLFSYNNGMVMSSCRELDNNRSALSAASAFAIATAGANEGTPTKEKYRRMSLASTGFPTDQRNGDKEFVIRRAATNRVLNVLRHWVSKHSPDFESNNELKTKVIAFLEEVMHDPELLTQERKAAANIIRTLTQDDHGDNQIALEDVTQLLSSGKADPFENHSALEVAEQLTLLDHLVFKVIPYEEFFGQGWMKNDKNEKTPYIMRTTKHFNDISNLIATEILRSDDVVTRVAVIEKWVAVADICRCLHNYNAVLEITSSLNRSSVFRLKKTWLKVSKQTKALIDKLQKLVSSEGRFKNLREALKNCDPPCVPYLGMYLTDLAFIEEGTPNYTEDNLVNFSKMRMISHIIREIRQFQQTAYKLDLQPKAAQYLLDGSCVLDEESMYEASLRIEPKVSN, encoded by the exons tattACTTCACCGTCAGCTTCACTCACGAAAACCAAAAGGCCCTCGAGTTACGCACGGAAGATGTGAAGGACTGCGATGAATGGGTGGCCGCCATATCACACGCcag TTACAGAAACTTGGCCACCGAGCACGAGACCCTCATGCAGAAGTATCTTCATCTGCTTCAAATTGTGGAGACGGAGAAAACGGTCGCTAAGCAACTTCGACAACAGATTGAAGACGGGGAAATCGAGATTGAGAGGCTCAAGTCCGAG ATCGCAGGGCTGCTAAAAGACAATGAGAAAATCCACGCTAGTCCCACGGCAGCCCCGACTGAAGATGACTCTGAAATTAAAAAGATCAAAAAG GTCCAGAGCTTCTTGCGCGGTTGGATCTGCAGGAGGAAGTGGAAGACTATCATCCAGGATTACATCCGCTCGCCGCACGCCGAGAGCATGAGGAAAAGGAACCAGGTGGTGTTCAGCATGCTGGACTCGGAAGCCGAGTACGTGCAGCAGCTGCACATTCTGGTCAACAACTTCCTGAGGCCGCTCCGCATGGCCGCCAGCTCCAAGAAGCCGCCCATCACCCATGATGACGTCAGCAGTATTTTCCTCAACAG tgaaacTATCATGTTTCTACATCAGATCTTCTACCAGGGGTTAAAAGCCAGGATAGCCAGCTGGCCTACGTTGGTTTTGGGTAAGGAAAACTTCAGAATTTCTCATAAATGTAAAGAGACCATCACAATACTAACCCGAGCTACCTGGCTAGCCGACCTTTTCGACATCCTGCTGCCCATGCTGAACATCTACCAGGAGTTTGTGAGGAACCACCAGTACAGCCTCCAGATCCTGGCTCACTGCAAGCAGAACCGGGACTTTGACAAGCTGCTGAAGCAGTACGAGGCCAAGCCCGACTGCGAGGAGAGAACGCTGGAGACCTTCCTCACCTACCCCATGTTCCAG ATTCCCCGCTACATCTTAACGCTTCACGAACTTCTGGCCCACACCCCCCATGAACACATAGAGAGGAACAGCCTGGACTACGCCAAATCGAAGCTGGAGGAGCTTTCGAG AATCATGCATGACGAAGTGAGCGAGACAGAGAACATCAGGAAGAACCTGGCAATCGAACGCATGATTGTTGAGGGCTGCGAGATCCTCTTGGACACCAGCCAGACGTTTGTTAGACAAG GTTCTCTCATCCAGGTGCCAATGAGCGAGAAGGGCAAGATCACCCGTGGGCGCCTGGGCTCTCTGTCGTTGAAGAAGGAAGGGGAGAGGCAGTGCTTTCTTTTCTCCAAACATCTAATCATCTGCACCAGAGGGTCCGGAGGAAAGCTTCATCTCACCAAG AACGGCGTCGTCTCCCTTATAGACTGCACTCTTATGGAGGACCCCGAGGGGACTGACGATGAGT CCAAATCCGATAAAAGCGGCCAGGACATGGAGCACCTGGACTTCAAGATTGTGGTGGAGCCAAAGGACAGCCAGTCTTTCACAGTCATCCTCGTGGCGTCCTCAAGGCAGGAGAAGTCTGCGTGGACCAGTGACATCAGCCAG TGCATTGACAACATCCGCTGCAATGGACTCATGATGAACGCCTTTGAAGACAACTCCAAAGTCACTGTCCCACAAATGATCAA GTCTGACTCGAGTCTGTACTGCGACGACGTGGACATCCGCTTCAGCAAGATGATGAACTCCTGCAAGGTGCTTCAGATCCGCTATGCCAGTGTGGAACGTCTGCTGGAGAGGCTGACCGACCTGCGCTTCCTCTCCATCGACTTCCTCAACACGTTCCTGCACTCGTATCGCGTGTTCACCACTGCTGATGTGGTGCTGGATAAACTCATCACCATCTACAAGAAGCCGATCAGCGCAATCCCTGCTCG GTCCCTGGAGTTGTTCTTTGCAAGCAGTCAGAATAATAAACTCCTCTATGGCGAGCCACCCAGCTCCCCCAGGGCCAGCAGGAAGTTCTCCTCCCCTCCTCCTTTGGCCATCGCCAAGAACTCGTCCCCGAACCGACGACGCAAACTCTCCCTCAACATCCCCATCATCACCGGGGGCAAAGCTCTCGACCTGGCTGCCCTGAGCTGTTCCTCCAATGGCTATGCAAGCATGTACTCCTCCATGTCCCCGTTCAGCAAGACCACCTTGGACATCAACAAACTCTACGTGACCAGCTCGATTAGCAGCAAGATACCAGATGAGGGGGAGGACAAGAAAGACAAGATGGAGGAGACCTCAGTGTGCAAACAAG ATCTCTCCGTGCGGGAAGAAAGTGACACTGATCAAAACCAGAGCGACGACGCCGACCCAGAATCCTCGCCAACAAAGTCGCCAACCACCCCGAAAAACATCAAATGCAAAAACTCCTCAG AGTTCTCTCTGTTCTCCTACAACAACGGCATGGTGATGTCCTCATGCCGAGAGCTGGACAACAACCGCAGTGCGCTGTCCGCTGCCTCCGCCTTTGCCATCGCTACAGCCGGAGCCAATGAGGGCACCCCCACCAAGGAAAAATATCGAAGGATGTCCCTCGCCAGCACAG GCTTCCCAACAGATCAGAGGAATGGCGACAAAGAGTTTGTCATCAGACGAGCGGCGACCAACAGGGTTCTGAATGTTCTCAGACACTGGGTGTCAAAACACTCACCG GACTTTGAAAGTAACAACGAGCTGAAAACAAAGGTTATCGCCTTCCTGGAGGAAGTGATGCATGATCCTGAGCTCCTGACTCAAGAGAGAAAAGCAGCCGCCAATATCATCAG AACTCTGACTCAGGATGATCATGGTGACAATCAGATCGCTCTTGAAGACGTGACACAATTG TTGAGTTCAGGAAAGGCCGACCCGTTCGAGAACCACTCGGCCTTGGAGGTTGCAGAGCAGCTCACGCTGCTGGACCATCTGGTGTTTAAGGTCATCCCATACGA GGAATTCTTTGGTCAAGGCTGGATGAAGAATGACAAGAATGAAAAGACGCCCTACATTATGAGGACAACGAAACACTTCAACGAT ATAAGTAACCTTATAGCCACAGAGATCCTGCGCTCGGATGACGTGGTCACCCGGGTGGCGGTCATCGAGAAATGGGTGGCTGTGGCGGATATTTGCCGCTGTCTCCATAACTACAACGCAGTGCTCGAGATCACCTCCTCCCTCAACCGAAGTTCTGTCTTCCGTCTCAAAAAGACCTGGCTCAAGGTGTCCAAGCAG ACAAAAGCACTGATTGACAAGCTGCAGAAGTTGGTCTCTTCAGAGGGGAGGTTCAAAAACCTGAGAGAGGCTCTCAAGAA CTGTGATCCTCCGTGTGTTCCCTATCTGGGCATGTACCTCACAGACCTGGCTTTCATCGAGGAGGGCACACCGAACTACACCGAAGACAATTTGGTCAACTTTTCCAAGATGAGGATG ATTTCTCACATCATCCGAGAAATCCGACAGTTTCAGCAGACAGCATACAAGCTTGACCTTCAACCAAAG gcAGCCCAGTACCTACTGGATGGGAGCTGCGTTCTGGATGAAGAAAGCATGTACGAAGCCTCCCTCAGAATTGAGCCGAAAGTGTCCAACTGA